GTGCTTCTCATCCCCCGAACTCAGCGGATTCCTTACAAATTTTTCTGATCTAGATGAAATGACCGGTGGCTTTCAACGCGGAGACCTGATCATCGTCGCAGCCAGACCTTCCGTTGGCAAAACCGCCTTCGCTCTGAATATCGCAGCTAGACATTGCACCAACGAAGGCACCACCTCTGTCTTCAGCCTAGAAATGGGAAACAAACAACTACTTCAACGAATGATTGCAGCAGAAGGACTGATCTTCAGCCAGAAATGGCGTTCCATGGCCTTCAACCAACAAGATTTTCATAAAGCCTTTGACGTCATTGGAAAAATAACAAAGTGGAACCTTCACCTCCACGAAAAGGCTCGCACTATAGGGGATATACGAGCTACGCTGCGGAAAACGGTTCACGACCAACCGAAGGCCAGGCATTTGGCCATCATTGATTATTTGCAACTCATCACTCCAACAGGAAGAAGGGAGAGGCGAGACTTGGAGGTAGGAGAGATGACGAGGGAACTTAAATTACTTGCGTTGGAGCTGAAGATTCCGATTATTTTGTTGTCCCAGCTCTCCAGAGGAGTGGAGCAGCGAAATGAAAAGAGGCCGCTCATGTCCGACCTCCGAGAATCCGGCAACATTGAGCAAGACGCCGACGTCATCGCCTTCCTCTACCGAGACGACTATTACAACCGAGATACCGAAAAACCTAAAATCGTAGAAATCATCATCTCCAAACAACGCAACGGCCCAACCGGAACTGTAGAACTATTATTTCACAAGGAGTTTGGGAGGTTCACTGATACGGGAGGGACAGGAACACCAGTGGGGACAGGAACACCCTGGGGGACAGGAACACCAGGCGGGACAGGAACACCAGGAGGGACAGGAACACCCCGAGGGACAGGAACACCGGGAGGAACTGGGACTGC
The Bacillaceae bacterium S4-13-56 genome window above contains:
- the dnaB gene encoding replicative DNA helicase — its product is MNPITLDAEVSVLGALLLEGHLITNLVLENYHFTNADHQQIFQTMKKVHADNKCIDVVTVTTELGEDVSKVGGVSYLLELAQSVPSTASLPHYERILLEAYRNRKAKDLALKFSEDPNEEGLEKLLKDLADCQKVGGPREEKSTFDYLVDITDEMCFSSPELSGFLTNFSDLDEMTGGFQRGDLIIVAARPSVGKTAFALNIAARHCTNEGTTSVFSLEMGNKQLLQRMIAAEGLIFSQKWRSMAFNQQDFHKAFDVIGKITKWNLHLHEKARTIGDIRATLRKTVHDQPKARHLAIIDYLQLITPTGRRERRDLEVGEMTRELKLLALELKIPIILLSQLSRGVEQRNEKRPLMSDLRESGNIEQDADVIAFLYRDDYYNRDTEKPKIVEIIISKQRNGPTGTVELLFHKEFGRFTDTGGTGTPVGTGTPWGTGTPGGTGTPGGTGTPRGTGTPGGTGTAGPC